A window from Micromonospora profundi encodes these proteins:
- a CDS encoding CPCC family cysteine-rich protein has translation MVAARWTSSGWSRVIFCGWPGDIQLWNAASVGEHVVPVGCPCCASRTGGGTCPVCFWTDDGQTDADADAVRGGANGDLSLTYARLNYAVYGASHPRYQDMVRPARPDERP, from the coding sequence ATGGTGGCCGCGCGGTGGACCTCCTCGGGGTGGTCCCGGGTGATCTTTTGCGGGTGGCCGGGTGACATTCAACTGTGGAATGCTGCCTCGGTGGGTGAACACGTAGTTCCCGTGGGCTGTCCCTGTTGCGCCTCTCGAACGGGCGGCGGGACCTGCCCGGTCTGCTTCTGGACAGACGACGGCCAGACCGACGCCGATGCCGATGCGGTGCGCGGTGGCGCCAACGGCGACCTGAGCCTGACCTACGCCCGGCTCAACTACGCCGTCTACGGGGCCAGCCACCCACGCTATCAGGACATGGTGCGCCCGGCCCGCCCCGACGAGCGCCCCTGA
- a CDS encoding Fpg/Nei family DNA glycosylase, with the protein MPEGDTVWNTARVLHRALAGARLTGSDFRVPRLATTDLTGWTVRESASRGKHLLLRLAALDGTHWTLHSHLRMDGAWRAYAPGERWSGRPAHLIRVVLRSPGAVAVGYHLHDLALVPTAEEDELVGHLGPDLLGPDWDAAEAVRRLAARPTETIGEALLDQRNLAGVGNLYKCEVLFLRGVSPWTPVGAVPDLPATVALAQRLLAANRGRWTQSTTGSLHRGQTSYVYGRRAQPCRRCGTAIRKEELGERVTYWCPVCQPGHTPPG; encoded by the coding sequence GTGCCCGAGGGTGACACCGTCTGGAACACCGCGCGCGTGCTGCACCGTGCCCTGGCCGGCGCGCGGCTCACCGGCAGTGACTTCCGGGTGCCGCGACTGGCCACCACCGACCTCACCGGCTGGACCGTCCGCGAATCGGCAAGCCGGGGCAAGCACCTGCTGCTCCGGCTCGCCGCCCTCGACGGAACGCACTGGACACTCCACTCACACCTGCGGATGGACGGCGCGTGGCGGGCGTACGCGCCGGGGGAACGCTGGAGCGGCCGCCCCGCGCACCTGATCCGGGTGGTGCTGCGCAGCCCCGGCGCGGTCGCGGTCGGCTACCACCTGCACGACCTGGCGCTGGTGCCGACGGCGGAGGAGGACGAGCTGGTCGGTCACCTCGGCCCCGACCTGCTCGGCCCGGACTGGGACGCGGCAGAGGCGGTCCGCCGGCTCGCCGCCCGACCCACCGAGACGATCGGCGAGGCGCTGCTCGACCAGCGCAACCTTGCCGGGGTGGGCAACCTCTACAAGTGCGAGGTGCTGTTCCTGCGGGGCGTGTCACCGTGGACGCCGGTCGGCGCGGTGCCGGACCTGCCCGCCACCGTGGCTCTCGCGCAACGCCTGCTGGCCGCGAACCGGGGCCGCTGGACGCAGAGCACCACCGGCTCGCTGCACAGGGGGCAGACCAGCTACGTGTACGGCCGCCGTGCGCAGCCCTGCCGCCGCTGCGGCACCGCCATTCGCAAGGAGGAGTTGGGCGAGCGGGTGACCTACTGGTGTCCGGTCTGCCAACCGGGGCACACGCCGCCCGGTTGA
- the pspM gene encoding phage shock envelope stress response protein PspM, protein MADERTRYFRRLNRLRRSARRWSVFAGGLGGAAAVLTPYAGLGLPDAAWAGAAGSAVALAAWRWLDLRALAAQPAPPALNPAEAAARSRARLVAAVERLPVGSGLLAEARRVRNRVALRGTTAGQHWSRLDRASLTLAGMAPRLTGLAEPAVLEAADADRSLRELAERAASVERALRLAPTDARASLTEAHRTLTAQLESGVAAYERLVVAAAGYLAEDARPEPTHPAADRLTEATDLLHGVASALAELRAVDRPLRAPTR, encoded by the coding sequence GTGGCAGACGAGCGGACGCGGTACTTCCGTCGGCTGAATCGGCTGCGCCGATCGGCCCGACGGTGGAGCGTATTCGCCGGTGGGCTCGGCGGCGCGGCAGCGGTGCTGACGCCGTACGCCGGCCTCGGTCTGCCGGACGCGGCCTGGGCCGGCGCCGCGGGCAGTGCGGTGGCGCTGGCCGCCTGGCGTTGGCTCGACCTGCGTGCGCTCGCCGCCCAGCCCGCGCCCCCTGCCCTGAACCCGGCCGAGGCCGCGGCCCGGTCCCGTGCCCGGCTGGTGGCCGCCGTCGAGCGACTGCCGGTCGGCTCGGGCCTGCTGGCCGAGGCCCGGCGGGTCCGCAACCGGGTCGCCCTGCGCGGCACCACCGCCGGGCAGCACTGGTCACGACTCGACAGGGCCTCGCTGACCCTCGCCGGGATGGCGCCGCGGCTCACCGGGCTGGCCGAACCCGCCGTGCTGGAGGCCGCCGACGCGGACCGGTCGCTACGCGAACTCGCCGAGCGGGCGGCGAGCGTCGAACGCGCGCTGCGCCTCGCCCCGACCGACGCCCGCGCGTCGCTCACCGAGGCGCACCGCACGCTTACCGCCCAGCTGGAGAGCGGCGTGGCGGCCTACGAGCGGCTCGTGGTCGCCGCCGCCGGCTACCTCGCCGAGGACGCCCGACCGGAGCCCACCCATCCGGCCGCCGACAGGCTCACCGAGGCCACCGACCTGCTGCACGGCGTGGCCTCGGCCCTGGCCGAGTTGCGCGCCGTCGACCGTCCGCTGCGCGCGCCCACCCGCTGA
- a CDS encoding PspA/IM30 family protein, with translation MANPFVKGWNYLMALFGAKIDEHADPKVQIQQAIEDAQRQHQALVQQAAAVIGNQRQLEMKLSRQMSEVERLQGNARQALVLADQARAKGDEAEASRFEQSAQTLASQLVSAEQATEDLKTLHDQALGAAAQARRAVENNSMILQQKLAERTKLLSQLEQAKMQETVAHSLESMSSLTAPGNTPSLDEVRDRIERRYANAMGRAELAGNSVEGRMLEIQKATIDSAGSARLEQIRSSMAGEQLGGSAQRPAVSQGEAAGSATPAGDPAAAARLDELRASMARERGTGDPTAAG, from the coding sequence ATGGCGAACCCGTTCGTCAAGGGTTGGAACTACCTGATGGCGCTCTTCGGCGCCAAGATCGACGAGCACGCCGATCCCAAGGTGCAGATCCAGCAGGCCATCGAGGATGCCCAGCGGCAGCACCAGGCACTGGTCCAGCAGGCTGCCGCCGTGATCGGCAACCAGCGCCAGCTGGAGATGAAGCTGTCCCGGCAGATGTCCGAGGTCGAGCGGCTGCAGGGCAACGCCCGGCAGGCCCTCGTGCTTGCCGACCAGGCCCGCGCCAAGGGCGACGAGGCCGAGGCGTCGCGGTTCGAGCAGTCCGCACAGACGCTCGCCAGCCAGCTGGTCTCCGCCGAGCAGGCCACCGAAGACCTGAAGACCCTGCACGACCAGGCCCTCGGCGCGGCAGCGCAGGCCCGCCGTGCGGTCGAGAACAACTCGATGATCCTTCAGCAGAAGCTCGCCGAGCGCACCAAGCTGCTCAGCCAGCTGGAGCAGGCCAAGATGCAGGAGACGGTCGCCCACTCGCTGGAGTCGATGTCGTCGCTGACCGCTCCGGGCAACACCCCGTCCCTGGACGAGGTGCGCGACCGCATCGAGCGGCGGTACGCCAACGCCATGGGCCGCGCGGAGCTGGCCGGCAATTCGGTCGAAGGCCGGATGTTGGAGATCCAGAAGGCGACAATCGACTCGGCGGGCTCGGCCCGGCTGGAGCAGATCCGCTCCAGCATGGCGGGGGAGCAGCTCGGTGGCTCCGCGCAGCGCCCGGCCGTGTCGCAGGGCGAAGCGGCAGGTTCGGCGACCCCGGCCGGTGACCCGGCCGCCGCCGCCCGGCTGGACGAGCTGCGCGCCAGCATGGCCCGCGAGCGGGGCACCGGCGACCCGACCGCCGCCGGTTGA
- a CDS encoding helix-turn-helix domain-containing protein produces the protein MVLLRRVIGDALRARRQGQQRTLREVSTAANVSLGYLSEIERGHKEPSSELLAAICDALGARLSELLREVSDTVALAEQMPEVLVGMANEPADATPVGAGAAVGKRSNRAVRQVSSDGKVAVSVRQDSPLRATLRSTRVRPTERDRDVVCAA, from the coding sequence ATGGTCCTACTGCGCCGAGTCATCGGTGACGCACTGCGGGCGCGCCGGCAGGGGCAGCAGCGCACATTGCGCGAGGTGTCCACCGCCGCCAACGTCAGCCTTGGTTACCTCTCCGAGATCGAACGCGGGCACAAGGAGCCGTCCAGCGAGCTGCTCGCCGCCATCTGTGACGCCCTCGGTGCCCGCCTGTCCGAGCTGCTGCGTGAGGTGAGCGACACCGTGGCGCTCGCCGAACAGATGCCCGAGGTGCTCGTCGGAATGGCCAACGAGCCGGCCGATGCCACGCCCGTGGGCGCGGGGGCCGCCGTCGGCAAGAGGTCCAACCGGGCCGTGCGCCAGGTCAGCTCCGATGGCAAGGTCGCCGTTTCGGTACGGCAGGACTCGCCGCTGCGGGCCACACTGCGCAGCACGCGGGTGCGTCCCACCGAGCGCGACCGCGATGTGGTCTGCGCCGCCTGA
- a CDS encoding CinA family protein, protein MARDSEESAGSPAAGVVHSLAQRHETLATVESLTGGLLAASIVEIAGVSGVYQGGLVVYATELKATLAGVPDDLLAERGPVDPDVAAALAEGGRRRCGADWGIATTGVAGPEPQDGKPVGLVYVAVAGPNGGEVRELDLDGGRDHVRSAAVVAALRLLAERIHAADEAARDGLEAADAARR, encoded by the coding sequence ATGGCGCGGGATTCTGAAGAGTCGGCGGGTAGTCCCGCGGCGGGTGTCGTCCACAGTCTGGCGCAGCGGCACGAGACCCTCGCCACCGTCGAGTCGCTCACCGGTGGCCTGCTCGCCGCCTCGATCGTGGAGATCGCCGGGGTCAGCGGGGTCTACCAGGGCGGGCTCGTGGTCTACGCCACCGAGCTGAAGGCCACGCTGGCCGGCGTACCCGACGATCTGCTGGCCGAGCGCGGCCCGGTCGACCCGGACGTGGCTGCCGCGCTCGCGGAGGGCGGCCGGCGGCGCTGCGGCGCGGACTGGGGTATCGCCACGACCGGGGTGGCCGGCCCGGAGCCGCAGGACGGCAAGCCCGTCGGCCTGGTCTACGTGGCTGTCGCCGGGCCGAACGGCGGCGAGGTCCGCGAACTCGACCTGGACGGCGGGCGCGACCACGTCCGCTCGGCCGCCGTGGTGGCGGCGCTGCGGCTGCTCGCCGAGCGGATCCACGCCGCCGACGAAGCCGCTCGGGACGGGCTGGAAGCCGCTGACGCGGCGCGCCGATGA
- the pgsA gene encoding CDP-diacylglycerol--glycerol-3-phosphate 3-phosphatidyltransferase, producing the protein MTGVTESTPPRVVPQVPVLNAANALTALRLVLVPVFAASVIMSGMTHAGWQMAACLIFAVASATDLVDGWIARRFGLVTSVGKVADPIADKALTGAALVLLSWYDRLPWWVTALILAREVGITGLRFWVIRHGVIAASRGGKLKTALQTLAIAWYLWPMPAGLADVGPWIMAGAVVVTVATGFDYIAQALRLRR; encoded by the coding sequence GTGACCGGGGTGACGGAGTCGACGCCGCCCCGGGTGGTGCCGCAGGTGCCCGTGCTCAACGCCGCGAACGCCCTGACCGCGCTGCGGCTGGTGCTGGTGCCGGTCTTCGCCGCGTCGGTGATCATGTCCGGGATGACGCACGCCGGCTGGCAGATGGCGGCGTGCCTGATCTTCGCGGTGGCCTCGGCGACCGACCTGGTGGACGGCTGGATCGCCCGCCGGTTCGGGCTGGTGACCTCGGTCGGCAAGGTGGCCGACCCGATCGCCGACAAGGCGCTCACCGGCGCGGCCCTGGTGCTGCTCTCCTGGTACGACAGGCTGCCCTGGTGGGTGACCGCGCTGATCCTCGCCCGTGAGGTGGGCATCACAGGGCTGCGGTTCTGGGTGATCCGGCACGGCGTGATCGCGGCCAGCCGGGGCGGCAAGCTCAAGACCGCGCTGCAGACCCTGGCCATCGCCTGGTACCTCTGGCCGATGCCCGCAGGCCTGGCCGACGTCGGTCCCTGGATCATGGCCGGAGCGGTAGTGGTGACGGTGGCGACAGGCTTCGACTACATAGCCCAGGCCCTCCGCCTCCGCCGCTGA